A single window of Corythoichthys intestinalis isolate RoL2023-P3 chromosome 21, ASM3026506v1, whole genome shotgun sequence DNA harbors:
- the dhx32a gene encoding DEAD/H (Asp-Glu-Ala-Asp/His) box polypeptide 32a isoform X1 encodes MNDDRTSGPRTKLQNEPEWTQTHHQSESEQSGEAPFCFGDDLELNRFDGLPFSSRYYKLLSQRRTLPVWTLRRRFDDAFAHAQLLLVCAHADAGRSTQIPQWCAELCLSTNFRHGTVVCTQAGRRQAVDLALCAADEMDVNISHEVGYSIDRETCCCSDTILRYCTDDILLREMMSDPFLEHYGVIIIDQANQRTVSTDLLLGLLKEVLVHRPELRVVVLTAPPLTDKLRSKFNGAPIINLESPSLGFPEVVHIAGGKDYFYSALRLVLEIHRTKEDGDVVVFLASEEEVQCAYSILQKEGTRLGAHLGQMMPVVLGSDRGGPLDKENCRKSRRVFLATQDGEDPWWTMESVNFVVDCGVQKKMVYNPRIRANSEVLQSISRCQAELRRRLCGPKGKCFCLYAEDSQLPAQRSPQILESSITATVLFLKRMEIGGLGQCEFIDRPDPEGLMQALEELDYLAALDDAGNLSEIGVIMSEILLEPQLAKALLASCEFDCVSEMLTLAAMLSAPNCFLEPPSGMSHEVSQCHRKFQHHEGDHFTLINIYNAFRRSQKDQHKWCCDNFLDQSALKTAESIRAELTDTLNRIELPISEPSFGTKRNAANLKRALLAGFFMQIARDVDGSGNYLILSHKHVAHVHPLSGYGPCSDKLGLPEWVLFHEYKLAENNCMRIVTEISPLVFVQTTPLYYFYNLPRSESKDILQSILEPQCNDTHKDDRHKASNNADDSSSSSVPPNDRCAIQ; translated from the exons ATGAACGACGACCGTACGAGTGGACCCCGAACTAAGCTCCAAAATGAACCCGAGTGGACGCAAACGCACCATCAAAGTGAGAGTGAGCAGTCCGGCGAGGCTCCCTTTTGCTTCGGGGACGACCTGGAGCTAAACCGGTTCGACGGTTTACCTTTCTCGTCACGGTACTACAAGCTACTGTCACAGAGGAGGACTCTGCCAGTGTGGACGCTCCGGCGACGTTTTGACGACGCGTTTGCTCACGCGCAGCTGTTGCTGGTGTGCGCGCACGCCGACGCTGGCAGGAGTACACAG ATCCCTCAGTGGTGTGCAGAGTTGTGCCTTTCCACCAATTTCCGCCACGGCACGGTGGTTTGCACACAGGCCGGTCGACGACAAGCCGTGGACTTGGCCTTGTGCGCGGCCGACGAAATGGACGTGAACATTAGCCACGAGGTGGGCTACAGCATCGACCGGGAGACGTGCTGCTGTTCCGACACGATTCTCAG ATACTGTACCGACGACATCTTACTCAGAGAGATGATGTCCGACCCTTTCCTGGAACACTATGGTGTAATCATCATTGACCAGGCCAACCAGAGGACTGTGAGCACTGACCTCCTTCTGGGCCTCCTGAAGGAGGTCCTGGTGCACAGGCCGGAGCTCCGGGTGGTGGTCCTTACCGCCCCGCCCCTGACAGACAAGCTTCGGAGTAAGTTTAACGGAGCCCCGATCATCAACCTGGAGTCGCCTTCGTTGGGTTTTCCAGAGGTAGTGCACATTGCAGGCGGCAAAGACTACTTCTACTCCGCCCTAAGGCTGGTTTTGGAGATCCACCGTACTAAGGAGGATGGAGATGTCGTCGTGTTTTTGGCATCGGAAGag GAGGTGCAATGCGCCTACAGTATTCTCCAGAAAGAAGGAACCAGACTTGGCGCACACCTTGGCCAGATGATGCCAGTAGTCTTAGGTTCTGACCGGGGAGGACCCTTGGACAAGGAAAACTGCAGGAAATCCCGTCGAGTTTTTCTCGCAACCCAAGATGGGGAAGACCCGTGGTGGACAATGGAGTCTGTCAACTTTGTTGTCGACTGCGGAGTCCAGAAGAAAATG GTGTACAATCCGAGAATAAGAGCTAATTCTGAGGTGCTGCAGTCTATCAGTCGGTGCCAAGCTGAACTACGCAGAAGGTTATGCGGACCAAAAG GTAAATGTTTCTGTTTATACGCTGAGGACAGTCAACTTCCTGCACAGAGATCACCACAGATCCTGGAGTCTAGCATCACTGCAACCGTCCTCTTCCTGAAGAGGATGGAGATCGGTGGTTTGGGCCAGTGCGAGTTCATCGACCGACCTG ATCCTGAGGGTCTCATGCAGGCTCTGGAGGAACTAGATTACCTTGCCGCTTTGGACGACGCTGGCAACCTCTCAGAGATCGGCGTCATCATGTCTGAAATCCTTCTGGAGCCTCAGCTAGCTAAAGCGCTGCTAGCCTCCTGCGAGTTCGACTGTGTCAGCGAGATGCTGACCCTCGCAGCTATGCTTTCAG CTCCTAACTGCTTCCTGGAGCCTCCGTCCGGAATGAGCCATGAGGTCTCGCAGTGTCACAGGAAATTCCAGCACCATGAAGGGGACCACTTTACCCTCATTAACATCTACAACGCCTTCAGGAGAAGCCAAAAGGATCAGC ATAAGTGGTGCTGCGACAATTTCCTGGACCAGTCAGCTCTCAAGACAGCCGAGAGCATTAGGGCGGAATTGACCGACACTCTAAATCGAATTGAGCTGCCTATCTCGGAACCGTCGTTCGGGACTAAGCGCAACGCGGCCAATCTGAAGCGAGCCCTGTTGGCAGGCTTTTTCATGCAG ATTGCTCGGGACGTGGACGGCTCGGGAAACTACCTGATACTTTCGCACAAGCACGTCGCACATGTACATCCTTTATCCGGTTATGGACCGTGCTCAGACAAGCTGGGGCTGCCCGAGTGGGTGCTGTTCCACGAGTATAAACTGGCGGAAAACAACTGCATGAGGATTGTCACTGAGATTTCCCCGCTAGT TTTCGTTCAAACAACTCCGCTCTACTACTTCTACAACCTGCCCCGGAGTGAGAGCAAGGACATCTTGCAGTCCATTCTGGAGCCACAATGCAACGACACTCATAAGGACGACAGACACAAAGCTAGCAATAATGCAGATgatagcagcagcagcagtgtACCACCTAATGATCGCTGTGCTATCCAATGA
- the bccip gene encoding protein BCCIP homolog, with protein sequence MASSAKKRAVGLGENPRESDDSSEESLGEDEDSTGEDSEVSEEINEEVTVDFEAHAVSHNDYNGIKKLLQQLFLKAHINTSEMTDMIIQQNHVGSVIKQAEVPEDSDDDDPDEVFGFITMLNLTERKDVQCVEQVKELILDQCEKSLGSVASEQLEQTLGDTAKPVGLLLSERFVNVPPQIALPLHKQLQEEISEAERTNTPSGKCHYYLMISKTCKEAGKSIPARGSAPKDEYMFINAEEEFFYEHAVTKFHFSVQEDADSCLSGRWSFDDVPMKPFRTVMLIPVDQTPAIMDKLKEYLTV encoded by the exons ATGGCTTCTTCGGCTAAAAAGAGGGCGGTAGGTCTGGGGGAAAACCCTCGGGAAAGTGATGACAGCTCTGAAGAGAGTTTAGGTGAAGACGAGGATTCCACCGGGGAGGACAGCGAAGTCTCCGAAGAGATTAATGAG GAAGTTACGGTGGACTTTGAAGCACACGCCGTTTCGCACAATGACTACAATGGAATCAAGAAACTTTTACAACAG CTGTTTCTGAAGGCTCACATCAACACATCCGAGATGACTGACATGATCATTCAGCAGAACCATGTGGGAAGTGTTATCAAG CAAGCAGAAGTGCCCGAAGATAGCGATGACGACGATCCAGATGAAGTTTTCGGCTTCATAACCATGCTCAACCTCACAGAGCGAAAG GATGTGCAGTGCGTGGAGCAGGTGAAAGAGCTGATCCTAGACCAGTGCGAAAAGAGCTTGGGAAGCGTCGCTTCCGAGCAGCTGGAGCAGACGCTCGGCGACACAGCCAAGCCTGTTGGCCTCCTGCTGAGCGAGCGTTTTGTCAACGTACCGCCACAGATTGCTTTGCCGCTACACAAGCAGCTACA GGAAGAAATTTCAGAAGCCGAGCGGACCAACACGCCCAGCGGGAAGTGCCACTACTACCTGATGATCAGCAAAACGTGCAAAGAAGCCGGCAAAAGCATTCCGGCCAGAGGCTCTGCCCCTAAAGACGAATACATGTTCATCAACGCCGAAGAGGAGTTCTTTTACGAG CACGCCGTCACCAAGTTCCACTTCTCGGTGCAGGAGGATGCCGACTCGTGCCTGAGTGGGCGCTGGTCCTTCGACGACGTTCCAATGAAGCCGTTCCGTACAGTCATGTTGATCCCAGTGGACCAGACGCCCGCTATCATGGACAAACTGAAAGAATATCTAACTGTGTGA
- the dhx32a gene encoding DEAD/H (Asp-Glu-Ala-Asp/His) box polypeptide 32a isoform X2 — protein sequence MDVNISHEVGYSIDRETCCCSDTILRYCTDDILLREMMSDPFLEHYGVIIIDQANQRTVSTDLLLGLLKEVLVHRPELRVVVLTAPPLTDKLRSKFNGAPIINLESPSLGFPEVVHIAGGKDYFYSALRLVLEIHRTKEDGDVVVFLASEEEVQCAYSILQKEGTRLGAHLGQMMPVVLGSDRGGPLDKENCRKSRRVFLATQDGEDPWWTMESVNFVVDCGVQKKMVYNPRIRANSEVLQSISRCQAELRRRLCGPKGKCFCLYAEDSQLPAQRSPQILESSITATVLFLKRMEIGGLGQCEFIDRPDPEGLMQALEELDYLAALDDAGNLSEIGVIMSEILLEPQLAKALLASCEFDCVSEMLTLAAMLSAPNCFLEPPSGMSHEVSQCHRKFQHHEGDHFTLINIYNAFRRSQKDQHKWCCDNFLDQSALKTAESIRAELTDTLNRIELPISEPSFGTKRNAANLKRALLAGFFMQIARDVDGSGNYLILSHKHVAHVHPLSGYGPCSDKLGLPEWVLFHEYKLAENNCMRIVTEISPLVFVQTTPLYYFYNLPRSESKDILQSILEPQCNDTHKDDRHKASNNADDSSSSSVPPNDRCAIQ from the exons ATGGACGTGAACATTAGCCACGAGGTGGGCTACAGCATCGACCGGGAGACGTGCTGCTGTTCCGACACGATTCTCAG ATACTGTACCGACGACATCTTACTCAGAGAGATGATGTCCGACCCTTTCCTGGAACACTATGGTGTAATCATCATTGACCAGGCCAACCAGAGGACTGTGAGCACTGACCTCCTTCTGGGCCTCCTGAAGGAGGTCCTGGTGCACAGGCCGGAGCTCCGGGTGGTGGTCCTTACCGCCCCGCCCCTGACAGACAAGCTTCGGAGTAAGTTTAACGGAGCCCCGATCATCAACCTGGAGTCGCCTTCGTTGGGTTTTCCAGAGGTAGTGCACATTGCAGGCGGCAAAGACTACTTCTACTCCGCCCTAAGGCTGGTTTTGGAGATCCACCGTACTAAGGAGGATGGAGATGTCGTCGTGTTTTTGGCATCGGAAGag GAGGTGCAATGCGCCTACAGTATTCTCCAGAAAGAAGGAACCAGACTTGGCGCACACCTTGGCCAGATGATGCCAGTAGTCTTAGGTTCTGACCGGGGAGGACCCTTGGACAAGGAAAACTGCAGGAAATCCCGTCGAGTTTTTCTCGCAACCCAAGATGGGGAAGACCCGTGGTGGACAATGGAGTCTGTCAACTTTGTTGTCGACTGCGGAGTCCAGAAGAAAATG GTGTACAATCCGAGAATAAGAGCTAATTCTGAGGTGCTGCAGTCTATCAGTCGGTGCCAAGCTGAACTACGCAGAAGGTTATGCGGACCAAAAG GTAAATGTTTCTGTTTATACGCTGAGGACAGTCAACTTCCTGCACAGAGATCACCACAGATCCTGGAGTCTAGCATCACTGCAACCGTCCTCTTCCTGAAGAGGATGGAGATCGGTGGTTTGGGCCAGTGCGAGTTCATCGACCGACCTG ATCCTGAGGGTCTCATGCAGGCTCTGGAGGAACTAGATTACCTTGCCGCTTTGGACGACGCTGGCAACCTCTCAGAGATCGGCGTCATCATGTCTGAAATCCTTCTGGAGCCTCAGCTAGCTAAAGCGCTGCTAGCCTCCTGCGAGTTCGACTGTGTCAGCGAGATGCTGACCCTCGCAGCTATGCTTTCAG CTCCTAACTGCTTCCTGGAGCCTCCGTCCGGAATGAGCCATGAGGTCTCGCAGTGTCACAGGAAATTCCAGCACCATGAAGGGGACCACTTTACCCTCATTAACATCTACAACGCCTTCAGGAGAAGCCAAAAGGATCAGC ATAAGTGGTGCTGCGACAATTTCCTGGACCAGTCAGCTCTCAAGACAGCCGAGAGCATTAGGGCGGAATTGACCGACACTCTAAATCGAATTGAGCTGCCTATCTCGGAACCGTCGTTCGGGACTAAGCGCAACGCGGCCAATCTGAAGCGAGCCCTGTTGGCAGGCTTTTTCATGCAG ATTGCTCGGGACGTGGACGGCTCGGGAAACTACCTGATACTTTCGCACAAGCACGTCGCACATGTACATCCTTTATCCGGTTATGGACCGTGCTCAGACAAGCTGGGGCTGCCCGAGTGGGTGCTGTTCCACGAGTATAAACTGGCGGAAAACAACTGCATGAGGATTGTCACTGAGATTTCCCCGCTAGT TTTCGTTCAAACAACTCCGCTCTACTACTTCTACAACCTGCCCCGGAGTGAGAGCAAGGACATCTTGCAGTCCATTCTGGAGCCACAATGCAACGACACTCATAAGGACGACAGACACAAAGCTAGCAATAATGCAGATgatagcagcagcagcagtgtACCACCTAATGATCGCTGTGCTATCCAATGA